The Nomia melanderi isolate GNS246 chromosome 6, iyNomMela1, whole genome shotgun sequence genomic sequence atatgtacatatatacatatgagAATAAATAGTaagtatatatacgtatgtatgtatgtatgtatatatgcgTTGTTGACTGCTTTGAAATTATGATAATATATTAAGGAATAGCTATCGAGTGCGCATGGACGAACGCGTTAAATTTGGGAACTGTtgacgaataaattattattgtaactgCGGGATGTAATAATAGGAATCATGTACCTGGTCAGAAATAAATCTGATGGAAAGATTGAGAATGTAGGTTCGTTTCTCTTGTCGATTGTTTCCTTAGTCGCTACTTGGAACTTTCTCTGTAATCATACAGAGGATGGATCATAGAAACTcggtttctttaattaattaggtatatattctttaaaatccaataatttaattaaatggtTGTATATTCCtcaaaatccaatattttaATTGGATAGTTATATATTCCTCAAAatccaataatttaattaaatagttaCATATCCCTCAAAATCCGATATTCTAATTAAATAGGTGTTCCGTAAAatttaagtattaaattataaaatatcaaggATATCCTTTTATAATGTATAGTGTAATTGGAAATATGTATTATGAGACTAATATGAGCTGATTTTATCATGGACACCTTGAAGTAGACGTTATGGATTTAGCAGTATACAAACAGGGTAGgtacattttttttgtttttggaaGTACCGAACGCTAACATTGCTTTCAAATTACGATTCCTGAATAGCGATTCATGTCACCCTGTACGTATTGTTCCACACATTTCACgcaaaaaaaatatagaatgacAAGGATACCTCTTGTATCGAGTAACGTAAATCGCGATTCAGGAATTAGCGTGAAAGCAGCCTTACGGTAATTGCTTTCGTGTttatgaatttgaatttgaatttaaactgAATTGAACTGAAATTCTCATTTATTGCTAGTAGAATGAaaagtttctaatttctaatttaatactTCTAATGTTGACGCTATTTATTTTAgttcatttttattaagaaatcgaAGCGAAGAATatggttgaaaaattcattagttTAGCCATTTAACTACTACGGATCTTCACAAAAATTCGCTAGAAAATGCTGAATGGTACGATCGctccatttttatatttctaaacggataatataaagataaataattcagagaaacataaatgaataaatttaatttgacttTACGAACTGATAGACTGGGACTTTTGAGCAATGAACCTGAGAAACGCGATCGCACCGTCTAGCggttaaacaattattataaacaatttaagaaatatctaatactaataatataaatactattattaatcttATAGCATGCTTTAACTTCTAAATAGTGCAAGTAacaatttagaattattttaacagtaacattaaattctttctaaaaatttatgtaagcctatacaatattattaacggTTTCACTTAATGAAATAGGTAACTAAAATACAAATGTTAGACTCTTTCccattattatattcttaagaAATAATTACGTTTAGATAACAAGTAAAAGTTACaatacaaattattaacaatttaataatcGTTTTCGAAATACACACCTTCAGTTCCAATAATACAGGCTTCTCTTCGAGAGTGAGAAATTAACAGACATTTATATGTACTATAAATCTTcaacgaataatttaaaatcaacACACTCTATGAAGCACGAGGGCAGATCAATCAAAAGAGGAATAAATGGTACAAGCGacgatatttatattcattagcCTCCTCCATTCACATAGAAGCCGATGGAAGAGTAGGGGAAATCTGATGTTGTCAATAATCTGTTTGAATGTGAAATCGGTATAATTAACCCTAGGACAACAAAGCCTTGAGCCGTTACGAGGACGACCAAAGGGGTGGCTCGCGGAGCCCACCCGAGTTTACATCGAAGGATAGTTTCCatcaaaacatattttttaaatacaaatatatattacaagcGTACAGATTCGCACATAGGTAGGGAAATAATGTAAATGAAAGATTCAtgtgtattaatttttaatatggttttatttatgtttttgatATTAATCGGAGCTTGACATATTTTGCACTATACATTCATTACTGTAGTATCGaatgtttattagaaatatgTCTTTTGCATCTAACAGAATTGTTTCGGTTtagatacatttaattttatttgttgcttTTAATTTGTAGTATCCCTTTCTCGTTAATTACTCTCTATTGTTGTTAGGACTACATTTTCTATACTTTCAATGTGTTTTTGTAATCTTAAATTCATACATCATCAATAtgtgttttaattaattcatttcaatttgaGAAACAGCAGGAAAAGTGATTATACTTTTCTAATTGTTTATTATGAAATACTGAGTGGTTAATTGCGTTGTTTTTACATTTCTAAgcaggaaataaaaataataaaaataaataaattcaattcgaCTCTACGGATTGACAAGCTAGCAGCAAAAGAATATTCATGTCGTTTCGCCTTCAAATAATTAATGTCTTTATCAAACTAGAATCGTCTATTCAACAATCTGGAAAATGTAATCGACAATaagtaattttatgaaatattttgaagtGAGAGAATTGATGTTCTCGAATGTTCGGTGCGGTAGGTTCCAAGAGCCATCCCCACTTGGTCGTCCTAGGGTTAATAACTGTAATCTTATCAGTAGGTAATAAAAGTatgaactttattattatagtgAATACTTTAAACAATATACCTTTACAcgagggtcagggaataatttttgtaacaatgtAAAGGACTCcaacaaatattacaataatattattaaaataaatctttattacaTACATCATTCATGTCAGTATTTACAGATCTCACATCAAACGCATATGTACATACAGCAAATCCATGCTCTTCACTTTCATTGCATTTCCATACGATtgagatttataattatttccggaataaaaaatattccctTCGCGAATAAAgcaaaaacaaataattcaacatGATTAATAACTTGCATAGGCGAATGGATGTTAGGAAGAAACTTTCTTAGGTAAAGTAAGTATGAATTGTAAAGTATTAGAAAAAGACATTTTCAGTCGGGAGAAAATAGTGTAATACATACaagtaacatttttatcattttaagaaTACTAATATGAGCACGTAAGTCTTTACATAATTGCACctatgaaatatttctcgcACCCGTATTGACTTCTGTATCACTTTTTCGGTTACACATAAGAGAAGACACGTGGTTCTGAGCTATTAATCTTGGAGTATTTAAACAgaacattaaaaaagaataaaaattaaaaaaaaaagaagataagtttctttgaaaatatgAGACAACGTAAGTATGTCCATacaatttcaacatttctatatactttacatattttatccactattctttttttttcattcatattaGTTTGTTTACATTTATCGACAGAGAGCGATGTTTGGACATATTTTTAGTCTACAGTTCCGCCATTAtgatttcaatttatatctaCACGGAGTCACCATTAGcgagttttaatatttatagaataatcaTAATGTCAAGATTCATGGTTCAAAATATCTTTCAGATCGTCTGGTAATGTATGCGTAATGTCATTTATTCGTTCCTGAAGCTTTTCTTTTACAGACTTACCTATAGGTACCTCATCGATATATgtcttttctaatttttgtcgTATCCTGAGAACCATATCAACTAGTTCTACCTCTTGCTTCCCTTGTACCCATGTCTTTAAATCCTAGATCGATTACACTTgattataatgaataaaattacagttaggactgaaaataaaatatgaaatgattCAAAAACATACCGCTTGTGATAGTGCCTCAAGTTGTATGACTTGCAATTTTTGTGATAATTCAGTATACCTGGTATGAAACCAACCAGAAAAATTTGGTGAACGAAAAAATCGTCTGTACAGTCCTACCCAATCTCCTTTAATGCCTGTAGTCAACTGTGGTCCAGCACTACTCAATGTAGCGAAAAAGTCATCTGGATTAAACAATTCAGGTATGGGTGTAGCCTGAAAGAAACATGATTTAACGTTGTTCCAGCCccgaatttataaaataaaataataattactttgaaGGGTGATATGTCCTTTTGTAGCGGCATAAGAGTTGCAATATATCTTTCAAGAGGTATCATGAAGCTTTCCGTTAACTCTATCAAATGACGTTTCAGGAGAGCCGTTTGCACTTCGCCTGGTCTCTTGGTTTGGATTCCCCTGAATAACTTTTTGAGTATAGTCTTGTCTTTTTGAAGGAATGGTTTATATTGTGTGTACACTCCCGGTTTCGAATCCAACACTTTGAGATTCTCTGACttctttattttgtacttttgattttctaaaatggaaacaatatgaatatttttatttccaatattttacaatatattacaatatttcctatttttatgATGTTTTGTAAAACTTACCATTACTACTTCCATTACTTATTCGGATAATGTGAGGCCAATGCTGTAATGTCTTGGCAAAAAATGGATTGGTTACACCTAATATTACGGCTGGGGGCGATGGAGCATCTGTAGTATACTCTTTAAACTCAGAGTcatgaattgtaaaataaggTCGTTGATCGGCACAGTATTTCAGTGGTGCTATCATCCTAAACATAGTTTAGTTTTGTcatgtttattactttataacTGTCCttgtaaattacttaaaaatactCACGCAATGAGTGCTTGTACCATTTCAGAGCATCCAGTAGGTGAACCAGCCATAACAACAATTGGTTCACTAAGTAATACTAACTCCCATAGTAGATGTACATAACTTACAACACTAGCTAAACTTCTAAACATATCACCTTCATAGGCAGATGTTAAAATTAGTCTTCGGGTTGCGTGAAAATTTGGCGCATGATCTATGGCAGCAATAGTGGGTACAGTtgatttatagttttgattcGGAATATATGtctagaatataaattaaaattaatttatgatgACTAATTGTTCAACCATTATTGATGTATATCAATATTTACTTGAAATAAAACTCCTATAAGTGGTAAATGTACTATTTGACCAGGTACTGGAGGTGGCCATTGATCAATTTCTCTTACAATGGCTTCCATAACAGCACTACCGACTTCAAAAAACTCAGGTGCAATTAAAGCACATAATTCACCAAAGAGATTTACAAATGGCAGTTTTGTAATTATAACAATACTCTGAAACAAGGATAAAGTCACAGTTAAAAAAGATCCACtggtatttttgttattttggtCTATGCAATAAACCTTTTGGAAATATCCTCTTGGAAGAGACTTGTCTTTTACTTGACGAAAGTACACGTAACCCCAGTAATAGTCTTTGTCGCATTGTAAAAATGGAGGTGATCTTCTATCATATTCTTTTAAAGCTTTAGTGTCCTGTACGACAGCTCCATTTTGTCTTATTCTGACATGATATTGAGTGTCTCCCATGCAGCCAGAATTGGAATCAGGAAAAGCAAGATAACAGACATTAGACCTCTCTTGTTCAGATAACATGATATGACCTGGATATATAGcctgttgaataaaaatatatattataaatatattatcattgtacaaaaatttaattacaaaatataataagtatatgTACCTCTATAGCTTGGCCTAATTCAAGATCAAATGTAACAATACATATACAATGTACCCAGTTATGAAAACATTCCCATTTCTCATATATCTTctcttctttattatttacattatccatttttttactttttgaagATGAGGCAACcgacatttttacaaaaattttgtttcagcACATGTACATACAAAAAACCATGTTACTTGTTATTGTACTGTACGACTTCTTTAAACACTTCTAATCAACttataaattaatgtattataatatctcCTATTGAGGAATTTgagtatctgaaaaataaatgtgtatCCATTAGTTTCTATATCATCACGTAATATATAATTCCCTTAGCTCTATGAGAAATACAAAAACCTACGGCTTTGTTTAAGGTACACATCTTTATGCACTCATCGACCATAAATCCATGAACGTTCTATTACTctcaaaaatttcataattattcttaaCTTCTGTCTTATGTATCTGTACCCTGTTCAACGATACTTAAAAGCATGTAATCTCTATTTCCACTCTACTTGAGTGTTAAGAAGCAACGTGTGTTGGgggaaaatgttaatttaagaACCAAAGAACTCAGGTATCAAAAACGCGAGGGACATTGCACGTATGCTTATTTCATTATCATCTATTATGTATACACGGCCGTTAAAATGCCCACGTGTTTTCGGCCTTTTGGCAATAACAATCTGCCAAACATGTCATTTGGGTTCTCGAAACAATGTTGCGGTGATAGGGAACATGTTCGTGGATTACATCTGCACCAATATTCTTCTTCACCGAAACCAGCTGCATATGTTGACATTTAATTGGATACACATCATTCGGACTCGCTTTGTTAGAGAAAGTCTTCATAATGCTCGATGcctgaaataataacaataacctCCGCAACCAAACATGTACGTgcttgaaaaaattcaatttatccaCGCACGTCAATCCCGTGTGTCAATGTCAGAATACAGATACACTATTTCTACCCCTATCAGGATTAACACAATTTTGCTTTCACAATTTATTCACGAAAGGTTTTCTAACACCCTACCACTGAGACATCAGAGACCATAGCGGTACTGACGCTTTACTCGCCTGAATTCTGCACTTGTCCGCACGCAAATCACACCAGATGTTAACCGCGTGATTTCGCgatgatttctttgaaaaataaaaactatcatcgcaaaatagtttcattcttcattacttttcattaatattattctgttgCTACATCGTTAAATTATAGagtaagaattttataaagtacATATAGTTTCTCCGAATATAAGTAATTTGCAAATATCTCAAATTTATGCAACAATATATTAAGTGTCAATAACAACCTTATAAttcttcaaagtaaaattccCGAAGCGAAACAGTTATAATTTGTATTGTCCTAAAATTTCagttctaattaaaaatataattttaaataatttaactaattatactattatatttcaatttgtcaTGTAGAGTTTATTGATATTATAGTTTATCCTACGCATGCATGTTGCACCGGTATATTTCATATTGATCAAAATTTATGATCAGTAACATGGTTGCAATACGGGACAGGTGCACAAACATGGGCCATTGTTCTATGTAGATGGACCATACAATCAGTCCTGCCTCATTGCTTAACTCAACACAGCaagaacaaattattttcatttgaatcataactgaataattaatttctactaTCGCGATCGgataaatatcaaaaatatttattgctgtAAGTCAACAAGTAAcctaagtatttttataaataattcggtACAAAACAAA encodes the following:
- the LOC116427939 gene encoding protein DENND6A — translated: MSVASSSKSKKMDNVNNKEEKIYEKWECFHNWVHCICIVTFDLELGQAIEAIYPGHIMLSEQERSNVCYLAFPDSNSGCMGDTQYHVRIRQNGAVVQDTKALKEYDRRSPPFLQCDKDYYWGYVYFRQVKDKSLPRGYFQKSIVIITKLPFVNLFGELCALIAPEFFEVGSAVMEAIVREIDQWPPPVPGQIVHLPLIGVLFQTYIPNQNYKSTVPTIAAIDHAPNFHATRRLILTSAYEGDMFRSLASVVSYVHLLWELVLLSEPIVVMAGSPTGCSEMVQALIAMIAPLKYCADQRPYFTIHDSEFKEYTTDAPSPPAVILGVTNPFFAKTLQHWPHIIRISNGSSNENQKYKIKKSENLKVLDSKPGVYTQYKPFLQKDKTILKKLFRGIQTKRPGEVQTALLKRHLIELTESFMIPLERYIATLMPLQKDISPFKATPIPELFNPDDFFATLSSAGPQLTTGIKGDWVGLYRRFFRSPNFSGWFHTRYTELSQKLQVIQLEALSQADLKTWVQGKQEVELVDMVLRIRQKLEKTYIDEVPIGKSVKEKLQERINDITHTLPDDLKDILNHES